The following proteins are co-located in the Candidatus Planktophila lacus genome:
- a CDS encoding FadR/GntR family transcriptional regulator, whose amino-acid sequence MSAVTPLAPQRAARIATQLVELIEIQNLKPNDRLPSERTLAELLAVSRPSLREALHILQAQGLVQIKHGQGTFVQEPIVAQELRASMMATTHGLNELFDAREVLEVPASKWAAAKATKEDIRLLRATLNQIETVTSTTPIDYNQLQALDAKFHLTIVGIAENRFINQTLNVLQDVMKMSMETTLRLPGRSDVSKREHNAILDAIEARDGELVSKLTLQHISGARAVALADANEKNER is encoded by the coding sequence ATGAGCGCTGTAACCCCGCTTGCTCCACAACGTGCAGCGCGCATTGCTACACAATTAGTTGAACTAATTGAAATTCAGAATCTAAAGCCAAACGACCGCCTGCCATCAGAGCGAACTCTCGCGGAATTGTTGGCGGTTAGTCGTCCTTCTCTGCGCGAAGCTCTACATATTCTGCAGGCCCAAGGCTTAGTGCAAATAAAGCATGGACAAGGCACTTTTGTTCAAGAACCGATAGTTGCGCAAGAACTGCGCGCTTCGATGATGGCCACCACCCACGGCTTAAATGAGCTCTTTGATGCTCGTGAAGTTCTGGAAGTTCCGGCATCAAAGTGGGCAGCGGCAAAGGCAACCAAGGAAGATATCCGCTTACTTCGTGCAACTTTAAATCAGATCGAGACAGTTACTTCAACGACGCCAATTGATTACAACCAATTGCAGGCGTTAGATGCGAAGTTTCACCTAACAATCGTCGGAATCGCCGAAAATAGATTTATCAACCAAACTCTCAACGTCTTGCAAGATGTAATGAAGATGTCGATGGAAACCACGTTGCGTTTGCCAGGCAGATCAGATGTATCAAAGCGCGAGCACAACGCTATTTTGGATGCGATTGAAGCAAGAGATGGAGAACTTGTCTCTAAGTTAACGCTGCAACATATTTCTGGCGCACGTGCAGTAGCCCTTGCCGATGCAAATGAAAAGAATGAGCGT